The DNA segment TTACATTTAATTTGTACATAATATTTTTTTAAAGGTTAAGTAGCCGAATTGATAATTGTTTTCGCCTCATTAAATTCCTCCTTGCTTATCTCGCCTTGGGCAAATCTTTTTTTCAAAATATCTAATGGGCTTTCTTTTTTATTTTTTTGATAAGGAATATCTGCGGGAATAAAAAATATCCAGGCTAAAAATAAGAACCATAGGATCCACCAGATTAGGTGCATACCTCCAAAACTTCCGTCGTAGTAGTGCATAATTTTAATTTTTAAGTTGTTAATAATTAGTTTCAATAACTGTATTTGCAAGTGCTATTGCTTTATTTTGCACGTCACATTTTTATTTTTCCAGTATTATTTCTAATGATGATTTTTATGATCATCCATTACTGGCGAATCGCCTGTACTCATCTTTTTCATTCCCTTCATATCCATACCTTTACCCTCCATCATTGTTGTGCAGGACTTCATACAATCCTTGCTCATCATACCTTTATCGTGCATTTTCTTCATCATTGTTCCCATCATTTTACCATCTTTCATCATACCGTCCATCATGGAGTGCATCATTGTGCTGTCCTTCATCATCATTTTCATTTGATCTTCCTTCATCATTGACCCCATCATATTTTCTTTTCCCTGCATCATTGGCATTGCACTACTATTTCCCATTGCAATTCCCATGAATTCTTTTTTATATTGCGAATTTTCTGCAATTGTTTTAATAGCTTCCTGTCTTTGAGCAGGATTTTCAAGCATTGATTTCACTGATGACTGTTGTACACAACTGCTTAAGACGATAAGTCCAAATGCAGATAAAGTGATTGCTAAATTTTTCATAATATTGATTTTGTAATTATATGTTCATAAATCGATTTGAAAATTGGTAGAAGTCAAAATATAAAGTACAGCGATATTAACTGCAATTAGTTTTACAGCATAGAATTTTGACTAATGTTGATGTCACGATTAAAAAGACCGGTGATAGAATTGTAGATAACAATAATTAATTCTATCAATTTTTGAAGAGAACTTTCGCATTCGAATTATCCATCATCTCTTCTCTAATGTATAATTCTTCGAAAAAGTTTACTGACTAATGTCGGAGCATAGATGCTCAATGTAACTTGGGTTTTATTACTTCCAAGATTTACTTTTGTTTGGAACAAAATAGACTTTGCAAAAATAATTTGCAGAGATTTTTTACACTGCTTTGAAGGGAAACCCTTGAAATTTAAATGTTTAAGTCTTTGGATATTTATTTCTTACTATACAAATGTAGGAAATCAAATTTCCATCCCTTGGTAGAATTCGGTTTATTACTTACACAATATCATCGATAGATTTTCTATCCCACTTCCGAATATTTTTAAATTCCGTCATAGACATCCCTGTTTCATGTTTAAACTGTTTCGCTAAATGTCCACTGTTGTTATAATCTAAAGTGTAGGCTATTTCTGAAAAATTCAATTCTCCTAACTGGATCATTTCCTTTACTTTTTCCATCTGTAAATTAATCCTGTATTTTTCGATGGAAATACCTTCCTTTAAACTAAATAATTTACTCAAGACAGGATAAGACTTATTAAAGGTCGAACTTAAAAAAATAGAAAGATTAGAATGGTCTTGATTTTCAACTTTATTGATAATTGCTGTTTTTATTTTTTCAACCAATACATCTGTTTCGTCTATCAACAATTCAAAACCGAGTTCTTGTAAAATCTTTTCCAATTTAGAAATCTCAACTGGCGTATCCTGATCCAGCACAACTTGCCCTAATTCCAAAGAATCAATATGATAGCCTAAAGCATTTAGCTCTCGAATCACCGCCGTCTTACAGCGGTCGCACACCATATTTTTTATATATAAAGTTGTTTTCATTTTGGTGTTTTAATGGTTAATAATTTGAATAGTTTTTTTGTAATTTGAATCCATGGAGATGTTGAATGCATGAACTTGATGAAAATTTTACATATCGTGACCCGCCATTGGATCTGCACCTTTTTTGAAAATATATTCGCTATTGAGCAGATAAGTTCCCGAAATCACAATCTCATCATCTTCTTTGACGCCCGACAAAATTTCAATACGGTCGTCCGTTTCTAAACCTGTTTTCACCATTTTATTGACGAAGGTATTTTTTGCAGTTTTTACCCAAACCGTCGCCATTTTTCCATCACGAATCACAGCGTCTGTTGGCAAAGTCAGCGTTTTGCGGGACTCGTTTTCTACCAAAACATAAACCGGCATTCCGGGTTTTAGCAAATTATCTTTGTTGGGAATGGAAACCCGCACCAGATTTATTCTGCTGGCGGAATTTATTTCTGGATTGGTAAAATCGATTTTTCCTTCAATTTTCAAATTATCCATATCGGGGATGGAAACGATCACTTTTGTATCCCGATGGATCAGTGCCATTTGCGAAGAATAAACCTGAGCTTCTGCCCAAAGTGTAGAAAGATCGGCAAGCGTCAAAATGGTTCCACCTTCTGAGAGATATGCACCTTCTGATATATTTAAATCTGTGATGTATCCTGACCCAGTACTATATATTGTGGTAGTGAGCGGTGCTTTTCGCGTTCTTTCCAACTGGGCGATCTGACCTTTAGACATTCCCCACAGCGAAAGTTTATTGCGGGAACTTTGGAGCAACTGATCGAAATCGATGGAGGTATTTCCTTTAAAAAGATGTTGCCGCTCTAATGCCAAAAGATATTCCTGTTTGGCATTATTCAGTTCTTCACTGTAAATTTCTATTAAAGGAGAACCTTGAGGAACGAATTCGCCGATGTTTTTATAGTACAATTTTTCCACTCTGCCCATGACGCGGGAACTGACAGAATGCATTTTATACTGATTGAAATTGAGTGTTCCAGTAAGTGTTAATTTGTCGGACAATTCATCATTTCCGAGACTGACTGTTTTTATATTGCCCAGTTTGATCTGCTCATCATTCAGTACAAGTGCGTTCGGATCATCATTTTTTTTCTTCTCTACAGGAACAAGATCCATATGACAAATGGGACATTTACCAGGTTTGTCTGCCACGATTTGTGGATGCATTGAGCAGGTGTAGTATATATCGTGGTTCGCGTGTGGATCTTCTTCTTTTTTACAGGAAAAGAGAAAAACCAGCAGTACCATTACTAGAATATTGAATTTCATTTTTTGTTTATTTACTTGTTTACTTTTATCAGACTTTCACTATCCATGAGATATTGAGCATTTTCTGCTACTTCGTCTTCGGGTTTCAACCCACTTACAATTTCAATTTTATCTTTTACGATAGCGCCGGTTCCGACTTTGTGAGCAGTGAAACCGCCAGGTGCTTTCTTAAAGACAATTTTATCAATACCCAAAGAAACTACGGCTGTTTTTGGTAACCAATCGGCTGATTTAGAGTGGCTTGAAATTTCGGCATTTACCTGAGTACCAATCGGTATTTTCGCTACGCTGTTGTCGAAATAAACTCTTGCTGTAACTGTTTTGCTATCCGGACGGAAGAAAGGTTCAATAAAATCAATGGTACCTTTAAACCGACTTGACGGATCGTTTTGCGGAATAACGGTAACCGACTGCCCTTTGCTCACCAAAGCAATATCTTCTGCAAAAATATTGAGGAGTGCCCAACTTCGATTGGGATTGTACACCGTAAATATATTTTCTCCTTTTTGCAGATACATACCTTCTTTAAGTGGCAATTCTGCAGTAACTGAATTGGCCTGCATTACTTCAGTCGGTTGTGACTGGTTTGCCATACCTCCGGCAGATTGAATATATCCGCTGTAATTGCTAAAGACAGGAACACTCAAATCTGGTTTACCTTTCCTGCTGATACTTTGAATCTGTGACGCTGGCATTCCCAAAAGAAGCAATTTTTGTCGGGATGCATTGATCATCATAGCGTTTGAACGGTCATTTTTCAACACGAATAAATGATTTTGCTGTGCCGTGAGTAACTCTGGACTGTAAATGTCCAAAATCCGTTGACCTTTGGAAACTTTTTGGAATTTGTACCGAACATACAATTTCTCGATCCTTCCGGCAATTCGGGAAGAGATCGTTCCGATCTGGCGCGTGTCGTAATCTACAATGCCCAATGCATCAACGGTGGTTGGAATATTTTCCTTCGATAGACGAATAACAGGCAACTGAGAAACAACATAGTTATTGGTGGGTTGTAAAAGATCGTCCAGTTTGATACCATCTTCTTTTTGTGCAGGCGCATCTTTCAGCACCAGATCCATTCCGCATTTCGGACATTTTCCAGGTTTATCTGAAATTATTTCAGGATGCATTGGGCAGGTATAAGTATGCAGTCCCGCAGCTTGCGAGTGCGAGTCTTCCCAGAATTTTAATTTTTCACAAGCTGATAAAGTGAACAGCATTAACGTGAATAGTATTATTTTTTTCATCTTCTTTCAAGTAATCGGTCTAATTCGGTTTGAGCCTGGAGCGCTTTTGTAAGAATATCAAAATATTCTAACTGAGTCATATTGAGTTTTTCCCACGCATCGTAAAGCGTAAAAAGATCCTCCGTATTTTGCTCGTAGCCCAATTGCATTAATTTGTAATTGTTTTTCAAAGCCGGAATAATGGTGTTTTCATACAATTGAATCTGTTTTTTATTCAGTTCTAATTCATTGCGCATTCCATATGCTCGACCGCTGTATTCATTCACCATGACGGCTTTTTGGGCAAGCAGTGCTTCTTCTTTGATCTGTAAACTTTCGATATTGGCGTCATACATTTTAGAAGCCCACGGAACC comes from the Chryseobacterium sp. SNU WT5 genome and includes:
- a CDS encoding SHOCT domain-containing protein, encoding MHYYDGSFGGMHLIWWILWFLFLAWIFFIPADIPYQKNKKESPLDILKKRFAQGEISKEEFNEAKTIINSAT
- a CDS encoding helix-turn-helix domain-containing protein, encoding MKTTLYIKNMVCDRCKTAVIRELNALGYHIDSLELGQVVLDQDTPVEISKLEKILQELGFELLIDETDVLVEKIKTAIINKVENQDHSNLSIFLSSTFNKSYPVLSKLFSLKEGISIEKYRINLQMEKVKEMIQLGELNFSEIAYTLDYNNSGHLAKQFKHETGMSMTEFKNIRKWDRKSIDDIV
- a CDS encoding efflux RND transporter periplasmic adaptor subunit; the encoded protein is MKFNILVMVLLVFLFSCKKEEDPHANHDIYYTCSMHPQIVADKPGKCPICHMDLVPVEKKKNDDPNALVLNDEQIKLGNIKTVSLGNDELSDKLTLTGTLNFNQYKMHSVSSRVMGRVEKLYYKNIGEFVPQGSPLIEIYSEELNNAKQEYLLALERQHLFKGNTSIDFDQLLQSSRNKLSLWGMSKGQIAQLERTRKAPLTTTIYSTGSGYITDLNISEGAYLSEGGTILTLADLSTLWAEAQVYSSQMALIHRDTKVIVSIPDMDNLKIEGKIDFTNPEINSASRINLVRVSIPNKDNLLKPGMPVYVLVENESRKTLTLPTDAVIRDGKMATVWVKTAKNTFVNKMVKTGLETDDRIEILSGVKEDDEIVISGTYLLNSEYIFKKGADPMAGHDM
- a CDS encoding efflux RND transporter periplasmic adaptor subunit yields the protein MKKIILFTLMLFTLSACEKLKFWEDSHSQAAGLHTYTCPMHPEIISDKPGKCPKCGMDLVLKDAPAQKEDGIKLDDLLQPTNNYVVSQLPVIRLSKENIPTTVDALGIVDYDTRQIGTISSRIAGRIEKLYVRYKFQKVSKGQRILDIYSPELLTAQQNHLFVLKNDRSNAMMINASRQKLLLLGMPASQIQSISRKGKPDLSVPVFSNYSGYIQSAGGMANQSQPTEVMQANSVTAELPLKEGMYLQKGENIFTVYNPNRSWALLNIFAEDIALVSKGQSVTVIPQNDPSSRFKGTIDFIEPFFRPDSKTVTARVYFDNSVAKIPIGTQVNAEISSHSKSADWLPKTAVVSLGIDKIVFKKAPGGFTAHKVGTGAIVKDKIEIVSGLKPEDEVAENAQYLMDSESLIKVNK